Proteins from one Nitrospira sp. genomic window:
- a CDS encoding cob(I)yrinic acid a,c-diamide adenosyltransferase — translation MRITKVYTRTGDAGQTRLAGGQQVWKDCLRVEAYGTVDELNASVGLVRAMNAEGRGTSPASAQLEADLRWIQNKLFDVGSLLATAPGQTFPNMPTVTEGDVIRLEQMIDRCQEELAPLKEFILPGGGKVSATLHQARTICRRAERECIRLSREEEVAAELNKYLNRLSDALFVMARWVAKTQGEPEFLWQRESNASTT, via the coding sequence ATGCGGATCACCAAGGTCTATACAAGAACCGGCGATGCGGGCCAAACCAGACTGGCCGGAGGGCAGCAGGTGTGGAAAGACTGTCTGCGAGTGGAAGCCTATGGGACGGTCGATGAGCTGAATGCGTCCGTAGGATTAGTTCGCGCCATGAATGCCGAGGGCCGAGGAACCTCTCCGGCGTCCGCGCAGCTCGAAGCAGACCTGCGCTGGATTCAGAATAAATTGTTCGATGTCGGGAGTCTGCTCGCCACGGCTCCAGGCCAGACCTTCCCGAACATGCCGACCGTCACGGAGGGCGATGTCATCAGGCTCGAGCAGATGATTGATCGCTGCCAGGAGGAACTGGCTCCGCTCAAGGAGTTTATTCTGCCGGGCGGGGGGAAAGTCTCGGCGACGTTGCATCAAGCGCGTACGATTTGCCGGCGAGCCGAGCGCGAGTGCATCAGGCTGAGCCGGGAAGAGGAAGTCGCGGCCGAGCTCAATAAGTATCTCAACCGGTTGAGTGATGCCTTGTTTGTCATGGCGCGCTGGGTGGCCAAGACGCAGGGAGAGCCGGAATTTTTGTGGCAGCGGGAATCCAATGCCTCGACCACGTAA
- the cobO gene encoding cob(I)yrinic acid a,c-diamide adenosyltransferase — protein sequence MTEQDDYTAKMQRLKVSVDRRIEAAQDEKGLLIVYTGAGKGKTTAALGMALRVLGHGMKVAVVQFIKGAIDTAEERMLRSFGESVTFLRMGEGYTWETQDRERDTRFAQEAWNKACEFMADPSYAMVILDEFNIVLQHGYTNFDEVLPRLQARPAMQHVVITGRGAPPALIEAADLVTEMKQVKHPFRKGIKAQAGVEF from the coding sequence ATGACGGAACAAGACGACTATACGGCCAAGATGCAGCGCCTGAAGGTGTCGGTGGATCGTCGTATTGAGGCGGCTCAAGACGAGAAAGGCCTGCTGATTGTCTATACTGGCGCGGGAAAGGGGAAGACCACCGCTGCGCTCGGCATGGCCCTGCGCGTGCTGGGCCATGGGATGAAGGTGGCGGTCGTGCAATTCATCAAGGGCGCCATCGATACGGCGGAAGAACGCATGCTCCGGTCATTCGGTGAGTCTGTGACGTTTCTTCGCATGGGTGAGGGATATACCTGGGAAACACAGGATCGCGAGCGTGATACGAGATTCGCTCAGGAGGCCTGGAACAAAGCCTGCGAGTTCATGGCTGATCCCTCTTATGCGATGGTCATTCTCGACGAATTCAATATCGTCCTCCAGCACGGGTACACCAATTTCGACGAGGTGCTACCGCGCTTGCAGGCCCGTCCGGCCATGCAGCACGTGGTCATCACTGGCCGAGGGGCTCCTCCCGCGCTGATCGAGGCGGCAGACCTGGTCACGGAAATGAAACAGGTCAAACATCCCTTTCGGAAAGGGATCAAAGCACAGGCGGGAGTGGAATTTTGA
- the cobU gene encoding bifunctional adenosylcobinamide kinase/adenosylcobinamide-phosphate guanylyltransferase: MPRPRKLATQRRAAGSRLILMLGGAASGKSQAALDKAGRRGPKAFVATGQALDGEMNARIERHRATRAADWATAEVPRSLENWFRSEGARYRTIVVDCLTLWVSNMCGRRIVGKDLTSDVDELIQAIRRTPARVVLVSNELGFGLVPTSRDARAFRDLAGRVNQQFAAAADEVYFIVAGQSLKLK, from the coding sequence ATGCCTCGACCACGTAAGTTGGCGACGCAGCGCCGAGCGGCAGGATCCCGTCTCATCCTGATGCTGGGGGGAGCCGCTTCGGGAAAAAGCCAAGCGGCGTTGGACAAGGCCGGTCGCAGGGGGCCCAAGGCGTTCGTGGCGACCGGGCAAGCGCTGGATGGCGAAATGAACGCGCGTATCGAGCGGCACCGGGCAACCCGTGCGGCCGATTGGGCTACGGCGGAGGTTCCGCGATCGTTGGAGAACTGGTTTCGATCGGAGGGCGCTCGATACCGCACGATTGTGGTGGATTGCCTGACCCTCTGGGTGAGCAATATGTGTGGCCGTCGCATTGTCGGGAAAGATCTGACCAGCGACGTGGATGAACTGATACAGGCGATTCGCCGGACTCCGGCGCGAGTCGTGTTGGTGAGCAACGAGCTGGGGTTTGGGTTGGTGCCGACCAGCCGGGATGCCCGCGCCTTTCGCGACCTCGCGGGTCGCGTCAATCAGCAGTTCGCCGCTGCGGCCGACGAAGTCTATTTCATCGTGGCC
- a CDS encoding cysteine-rich CWC family protein translates to MRGPVSKTCEQCRQPFECGGYQCWCGKIGITEAQMDWIAARYQDCLCPACLQQVVDGTLGPECS, encoded by the coding sequence TTGAGAGGTCCAGTCAGCAAGACCTGCGAACAGTGCCGGCAGCCCTTTGAATGTGGGGGGTATCAATGCTGGTGCGGGAAGATCGGAATCACCGAGGCTCAGATGGATTGGATTGCGGCACGCTATCAGGATTGTCTGTGCCCCGCCTGCTTGCAGCAGGTGGTAGACGGGACGCTAGGGCCGGAGTGTTCGTAG